GACATTCAGGGTACGAAGGAGCAAACCGTGCTTAGCACGATGATGCTGCGTTCGATGAAGCAGGCAAAGTATGATGCGGAGTCGACAGGTCATTTTGGACTAGCAGCGGAATATTACTCTCATTTTACATCGCCGATTCGTCGTTACCCTGACTTGGTGATTCACCGTGTCATTCGTGAGGTATTGGAGAATGGCGGGGCTTTAACAGCCGAACGTCAGGAATATTTGACTGCACGTATGCCTGATATTGCGCAGCAATCTTCCGAGCGTGAGCGTGTAGCTGTGGATGCAGAGCGTGATACAGAGCAGATGAAAAAGGCTGAGTACATGCTGGATAAGGTCGGCGAGGAATTCGAGGGAATCATCAGCAGTGTAACCAGCTTCGGAATGTTCATAGAGCTCGACAATACAGTGGAGGGTCTGACGCGACTGAGTGCGCTTACGGACGACTATTATCATTTTGACGAGCAGCATATGGCGTTGATCGGCGAACGCACTTCCAAGGTGTTCCGCATTGGAGATGAGGTTAAGGTTCGGGTCGCGCGTGTAAATATGGAAGATTACACAATTGACTTTGAACTTGTCGATATGAAGCAACGGCAACGCCGTGAACGGACTGGCGGTACAGGACAGGGCGGAGGCTTTGCGCGTGGCGAGAGCCGTGGTAAAGGCAAAGGCCGAGAAGGGCGTGACCGCAAGGGCGGCAAGGATAAGACTGGCAAAGAGGGTAAAGGCAGTCGTGATGTTACCGGGAAGCCAAAAGAGGCTGGCGCAGGTAACGGAGGCATTAGCACCGCAGGCCGTTCAGGGCGCGGCGGTGGGAACGGGGCAGGAGCTGGTTCAGCTAGCAGCTTCGGCTTTGGCAGTGGCAAGGGCGGGTATAACTCGCCAGCATCCGGGGCAAGCAAGCGACGGAAGAAGACGTCTGCCAGCGGTATTTTCATCGGCGGAGCAGCTACACCAGGAAGTGATGCCAGACCAAACGGTGAAGGCGCAGCACGACGCAAACGGAAGAATAAGGGCGGAAGTGGCGGCAATAGCACCGCTGGCTTTGTGCGGAAAAAGAAGAAGTAGGTGGCTATACTTGCTTGCTAGAAGGCAGGAGTCTTCTTTCGTGGCAGGGTATGAAACTAATCATGCGACTTAGGTATAAAGGCGGTTTCTGTCTGCAGTAACGGATAGAAGCCGCCTTGTTTTAAGTGTGATGTTAGTGTTAGTTAGAAATGTAGAAGGCTTGACCCTTCTTGCTTTTACCATCTGAAATTTGTTACAATATATTTCTAGGTGGCTCTTTGTAGCCAGATTTTGATGCCTGGATTTCAAGAGTGAATTACGTTATTCATAAGGAGTGGTATTCATGGGTAAGAAGGCAGACGGGAAAGTGCTCGCCCAGAACAAAAAAGCTTCCCATGACTATTTTATTGAGGACACCTACGAGGCGGGCATGGTATTAACGGGAACGGAAATTAAGTCTCTGCGAAATGGTCGTTCCAATATAAGTGATGCATTTGCTACGATCCGTAATGGCGAAATTCATATTCACAATATGCATATCAGTCCTTTTGAGCAAGGTAATCGTAATAATCCTACCGATCCGACGCGTACGCGTAAGCTGCTGTTGCATAAAGAGCAGATTCGCAAGCTTATCGGTCTGTCCAAACAGGAAGGTTACACGATTGTTCCGTTAAAGATTTATGTTCGCAATGGTTATGCCAAGCTTTTGCTCGGACTGGGTAGAGGTAAAAAGCAGTATGATAAACGTGATGCTGCCGCTAAACGCGATGCACAACGTGATATCCAACGCGCTTTGCGCGAGAAGCAGAAAATTGCGAGATAAGTTATTGTATTATTAGTTATGGTACAAATTACGTGGAAAAGTTACTTGTTCCTCTAATGGTGCTATTTTATAAGGCTTAAATGGCTTCATTTCGTTTCGTAATGACCTGTAATATGGTATACTAACGAAGTAGTCAGTTTTAAAGCTTTTAACTTTGTTCGAGTGTTGAATCTTAGGATTCAGCTTTTGATATTATGCATGCTTATGCTCCGGTATTTCCGGATTTATCCGTGGAGCCCTTTTATAATAAGGGGGCGTTTATGGATTCGACGGGGATAGTTCGAGCATGGGTAGCGGGTAGTGGGGACGCGTCCGCTTCATCAACGCTAAAGCCTATTAAACGGCAAACAACAAAACAACTACGCTTTCGCAGCCTAAGAAACTGTGTGCGTGCTTCTACTCTGCATCGCCCATGTGACAGGGATAGGGGCTAACAAATAGTGGGATACGCTGTCTCATCTCCGCCTGCGGTGAGCTGAAGAAGATAATCAGGCTGACCCAACGTATAGCCGGTTACGGGGCGATACTCGGGTGACATCAAAACTGTGACTACACCCGTAGAAGCTTATGTGTCGTTATCTTCGGACAGGGGTTCGACTCCCCTCGCCTCCATACGTAGTATCAGTAACGGACACCATTCGGTGTCCGTTTTTTCTCGTGGACTCGAAAAGGGAGGATCACTTCGGCTCGATGGCTTCTATTTTCTCTGCCATCGAATACGATAGATTCAGATATAAGGTGATATAGCTAGGACGACAAAATATTTTGACAGAATATTTATCGTGTGGGAATATTGGGGTATCTGATTTTGTAGTGAAGAGGTGTTGCCATTATCGACTAAGTAGTAGTAACCGTTAAATTAATTCATAACTGAGTTGCACAATCTACTAAAAGGGGTCTGAGAGAGATGTCTAACCTGTTTGAAAAATTTAGATTGATAACCATGGTACTTTTAATGTTATTTATGATGACTTCTAATAACTCAGGTTTTGTCTATGCTTCGTCCAACGAAATATCTGCATCTAATCCTTCACATCAGTTCATTAATGTTGCAGCTGACTCCCTCAGGTCATATGCAGTTAAATCAGACGGAACTGTATGGGGTTGGGGATCAGGGTTGAACGAAAGAGGCGAGTTGGTTGGTTACCCTAACTTTGTTGAAATTCCAGTGAAGATTCCAAATGTGAGTGAAATAACGAAAGTTGTTGGTGGGATGAATAGTTTTCAGCTTGCCTTGAAATCAGACGGAACTGTATGGTCCTGGGGATATAACAGCGAAGGTCAGCTAGGCGACGGAACAAATACTTACAGATCGAAACCTGTAATGATACATAATCTACATGATGTAATTTCTATATCAGCTGGAAGTCATCATTCACTGGCTTTAAAATCAGATGGAACAGTATGGACTTGGGGCTATAACGCATATGGAATTTTGGGGGATGGATCTTATATTGATCAATATACTCCAGTTCAAGTGAAAAATTTGTCAAATGTCATTTCTATCACAGGTAGTTATGAAAAATCAAAAGCTGTCAAATCAGATGGGACTGTGTGGGAGTGGGGATACTTAGTTAATGGTTCAAATTATCAGACCACACCAACACAAATTTTAGGAATAGAAAATGTAAAAGCACTCGCTAATATTTCTACATTAGCTACACTGGCACTTAAAGCGGATGGGACTGTCTGGGTTTGGGATGACTATAGATCAACTCCTACACAAGTTGAAAATCTAGATAACATTGTAGCTATATCAAATGGAATGGCATTGAAGTCAGATGGGAAAGTTGTATTAATTAAAGAAGACATATTCACTAATCAAATTGAAGTAACTCCAGTTGAATTAACAGATGTCACTCAAATATCTAAAACATACGCCCAATACCCCGGTCATCAACTAGCAATAAAAAAAGATGGATCGGTCTGGGCTTGGGGCGGCAACGATTATGGACAGTTAGGTGATGGTACACTTGATGATAAGCTCATACCAGTTGAGGTGAATTTCCCTGGTGATGAACTTGTCCACAGTGTTACAGGTTCCGTATACGGTATTGAGGGTATGCCAGTGGAGTATGCTACCGTAACAGCTAGCACGTATAACCAATCTTGGACGGTGACTACGGATGTGTATGGGAAATACACACTATTACTTCCTTCAGAAATTTATACATTAAGCGTTTATGCAGATGGCTATGTAGATAATTCAAAATCAAATGTAAGTGTGACTTCAAGTGCGTATGATACATTTGATTTTAACTTGGTGGGGTATGGTGGATTTGTTAAATTAGTATTTAAAGATACTGATGGCAAAGCATT
The Paenibacillus peoriae DNA segment above includes these coding regions:
- a CDS encoding carboxypeptidase regulatory-like domain-containing protein — translated: MSNLFEKFRLITMVLLMLFMMTSNNSGFVYASSNEISASNPSHQFINVAADSLRSYAVKSDGTVWGWGSGLNERGELVGYPNFVEIPVKIPNVSEITKVVGGMNSFQLALKSDGTVWSWGYNSEGQLGDGTNTYRSKPVMIHNLHDVISISAGSHHSLALKSDGTVWTWGYNAYGILGDGSYIDQYTPVQVKNLSNVISITGSYEKSKAVKSDGTVWEWGYLVNGSNYQTTPTQILGIENVKALANISTLATLALKADGTVWVWDDYRSTPTQVENLDNIVAISNGMALKSDGKVVLIKEDIFTNQIEVTPVELTDVTQISKTYAQYPGHQLAIKKDGSVWAWGGNDYGQLGDGTLDDKLIPVEVNFPGDELVHSVTGSVYGIEGMPVEYATVTASTYNQSWTVTTDVYGKYTLLLPSEIYTLSVYADGYVDNSKSNVSVTSSAYDTFDFNLVGYGGFVKLVFKDTDGKALINPMISIKRMDNSTVYSGVIYGKDEWVYPLGVGTYNVTIGEVTRLVDVELNKLYIFDPMNSKAGSVIKGKVSGVDGYPVEQATVIASTYNQLWTATTDVYGEYTLSVPSGKYTLNAFANGYIKSSKSDVSVTSSVYETADFNLVGYGGFVKFVFKDAEGKPLSNPYLSIRRADNTFTYSGIVYGKDEWIYPLSVGEYDITIGEVTRRINVKLNELLILNPADPN
- the smpB gene encoding SsrA-binding protein SmpB, coding for MGKKADGKVLAQNKKASHDYFIEDTYEAGMVLTGTEIKSLRNGRSNISDAFATIRNGEIHIHNMHISPFEQGNRNNPTDPTRTRKLLLHKEQIRKLIGLSKQEGYTIVPLKIYVRNGYAKLLLGLGRGKKQYDKRDAAAKRDAQRDIQRALREKQKIAR